In Zonotrichia albicollis isolate bZonAlb1 chromosome 9, bZonAlb1.hap1, whole genome shotgun sequence, the DNA window CTGAGTAAAGGTGGCATCCATATCTGCAGGAGCTGAAAACAAATTATCATCTATAAATTAATTGCGCTCTGGAGTGTCTGAAGCATCAGACAGAGCCTCCCCGTCTGTCTGGACTGGAGCGTTCCCGAGCAGGGTGGCTGGGATATGTCACATCCTCGTTCAGGGAGAAGGAGCTGCTCACACACACTTGTATTTATGTGCCACCACCAGAACAGAAATTACCACTTTGGAATAGCTCCCTTCACGCATGAGCTATAAATAAGAGGCACATATGGCTGATCTGcacactgggatgggcacagctcCCGCTGCACCGGGGCTGGGAGGATGGAACCAGGCAAAGACAGAGGCTGCAATAACCATCTTTCCCCAAACAAATATGTAATTAAAGGAACCACAGCACACCAGACCCTCGGACAGCCATTTCTGAGGCCACCTCACACAAATATAGAAAGAAACTCTGACCACCACGAAAGCATGATCTCATCTTTAAATACATGTTTAAATCTTAAGCAAGAGAAAGAAAGctttaattatttctttcagaTGGTAAACGGCCCCAGCTGAATACAGCAATTTACAACTCTGACTTGCAAATACAGGATAATCAGTATGCACACTTGGATTCGCTGATGAAAAGAGGGGAAACATCTGACTTAAATGTTTGTGATAAAACAACAAAGCTCTCAGGCTCCAACACATTTTTTTCTAATGACAGAACTCCTTTTCCACCTCAACTCTTGCACAATGAACATTCTTCACTTCCTAGAACacatcccagcacaggaaagttCATTGTCCTTTCCAGTATTTTCACACAAGGCAACAAACAGCACCGTGCTGACAACTAACAAAGggatcatagaatggtttgggtggcaAAGAACTCAAATCTCACCTcattcccacccctgccatggcagggacacctccctctgtcccaggtgctccagccccagggtccagcctggccttgggcactgccaggggtgcaggggcagccccagctgctctgggaatcccatcccagccaggaattcccaattcccaatctcccatccatcccaatggaagccattccctgtgtgctgtccctccatccctgtccccagtccctctgcagctctcctggagcccctgcaggccctgccagggctctgagctctccctggatccttctcctctccaggtgagcccccccaggtgtcccagcctggctccagaggggctccagcccccgGGGCATCTCCTTGGCCTCCTCTGgcttctctccagcagctcctgatgTTGTTCCCCAGatgtggggcagctctgcaggtggggtctcacctgagtgGGGCAGaatttcccctcccctgctgcccacgctggggctcagcccagggcatggGGCAGGGAAGGTTCTGGGCCAGGTCAGGTCATGTGGAGCTCCCAAATTcaaatgctcagggcagctccCAATGCCTGGATTTGTGCTTTTCCATCCCAGTGCTTGATGGCAAATGGtatcccctgcaaacaccaccccAAGCTCCATCCTTTGCCAGCCAGGGGAGGAGGGCACCCAGGGAAAGGAAAGGTCAAGGATGCAGACATTAATTCAAAGTTAACAGGAGGGACAAGGGAACCTGTGATGTGCTGGCTGTGTCTCTGTGATGGGAAATGATGCCAGCCAGGTTTCACTGGTGGGAAGGAagggccaggagggcagcagagTTCATTCACAGCTGCACTCAGGAAGCCTTGGCTGGACTGACACCTACTgggctccccctgctctggtcGGTCCTCAAGACAAGGAAGGCAGAAATGTCACAGTCTAAACATGTCAAGATGAAATCCTCTATTCATTAAATTCACTTATTAATGAATTTCTATTCATTCATTTCATTCTGTTCATTCATTCTATTAATCTCCAGACCTTACCTGTTTGTACATGATAATCTAGAGCAGGTCAATGGAAGAAGGTGGTGCtagtctttaaaataaaaattgtctTGCTGTTGACATAGTCACTGTGTGTTGGGGATATTTTAGTAAAcctcatattttccttttttacacTGCTCAAAAGAAAAGTGCCAAAACTAGAGTGGTTCCAATTAATCTATGAAACCGTTTGAATTCAGACCCAACTTTTACATTTGCAGCTGGCAGTAACCAAAGTAATTTCTTTGGTCTCAAGTTCTCCCCCTTTTAACATCTTGAACTAGTAATTAAAAGTTCTGAAAGCACAGCATGCTGTTTCTCCTACTGAATATCAAGTCTGGAAAAAACAGCATTTATCAGTCAGGTATTATACATGAGTATCACCACACCTCTGGTTATTTCACTATCAAATAATCTTATCTCAGGAAGCGATTAGGATAAATGAATTTGGACAGGGAGCACATGCTTCCAAGGTGGGTCCTTTTCCTGCAAATTTGTCAGGAGTTAATCATTCCTGCAGAGGTATTTTAGTGGCCCAGGCAGAGGAATGGACCTTGACCCTTGGCCATGAGCAGACAGCACCTCTGCACTTTCAGGAtgtcagcacagcagcaccagagaGCTGGGTCACTCCTGACTCTGCATGGAACAAGAAATCATTTGGCACAGAGcttgtttctctttctgttCTATCACTCACACTCAGGTCAGCAGTTTCTCCAGAACTCAGCCTCCTAGATGGAGTTTCCTTCTGCAGCTGGACCAGTCTGAGGGGGAAATTAATGATGTTTCCAAActaaaacagtatttttaaaaatccctacactttatttttaaaatgcaagtaGTGAGCATTTGCAGGGAATCAGGGATAGACTGAGACCAGGTAACACTGGACATCAGAAAGTACCAGACTGGAGGGACACTCTGGGACATTGAACTGATTTGCTGAAGCACCCATGCAATTTGGAAGTTGATGTAAATACACAAATTAATACATTAAATGAGTCAAAATATGGCCACAGTGGGGACAGGCTCATCTggtttagatgggattttgTTGAACTGCTGCACCCTCTCGTGGAAGTCTCTTAAATCCTTGTAAACCCTGGAAATTTATTCAAGGCCCAAGCAACACTTACCAATCCTTAACGAACACAAACTGATTCATAAAACACCACAGAGCTTTTGAGCCTTTTTAAGGATAATGATGATTCTGGACACTTCCCAGGTGGATCCTGTCACCACGTGGGCAGCAAGGTGTGGATGGCAGTGTTTCAGTCCTCCTCCTTTAGGCCAACTCCTTTTCAAACTAAACAAAATGGGAATGTTCCTTTACAATGCAGTGTTGGCCAaccaaaagcaaaatattttctaaactcACCAGCTAGTTCTACCTAGCACACAGACAGGTCACTATCTACATTCAAATAAATAATGTAATTAACACTTAGCTCCTAACAGGTAATTTACTAGCTACATGCAAATAAAGTTCATTCTTCAACCCAAAATTCCATCAAATTAACAAAAGGACGCCTGGAAGGCAACAGCACCGGCAGCtaagagctgctcctggagaagttGAAGGTGTGAACGAAGATCTCTGTAGATATCCCTGGAAAAGGTCAATCCTACAAGAgaaaagggagaggagaggcttGTAAATTTGAATTcctcccaggctctgcaggactcaAAGAGCAAGGAGGGAAACAGGAGTGAAAACACCTTAAACTGAGTAACCAAAACAGACAAAATCAATGCTAAATCCAACAACACATTTTTCTTGATTCTGGAAAGATTCTGGAACTGAAGAATCAAAATGTGAGGCTCAGGGAGCTGGGTGGGCCCAGGCTGCAGAACACCTAAATAGAACCAGCCCTAGGATGATGCAGAAACAGCCAAatgcctgctctgctcagcagctgtTCTTGGAAACAGCCTGAAGCGCTGAGAGTAGGAGATGCTCTGCTCTGCAAATGGGAATCTGGATTTGGACATTTCTTTCCACAAGAATTTTGTGTGGGAGCACACTAGAAATGCTTTATTCCTGGGATTCATCCATCTGTGTGCTGCTGGATCCAGCATTCCTGAGGGGTACAGCATACTGCCTTGCTGTGTTCATTCTGTTCATGACTTTTTGTCTTTCCCATTTCctaaagtttttaaaattaggaaaagaacttggtaaaatattttctacCCAGGCTCAGGTTGAGCCATGACCGGTCAGCTGGATAACACAAATTTTCTGTGGCTGCATGAATCCCCAACTGTTCCAGGAGATGAAGCAGTCAGTAACACCCCCTTCTATTCCCTCAGCCAAACATTCCTCACGTGGCACCTCAGCTTTAGCTCATCCTTCTTACTTTAGGCATTAGCATTTCTGAGCACTCAGCACAGGGTGGTCAGCTCCTCTGACAACACACCGCAGGCCAAAATGTTCCCGTGGCTCAGGCCCGGGTGCTTGCCAagctggaggctgcaggagtGGGGAGGGCTGGAGAAGACACAGGTGggaagtggcagcagcagcccgagCCCTGCATCCCACGCTGCtgagggatggagcacagccGTGGGCGGGTGCCAGCATGACACATCCTGCCTCAGAAATGCCATCTGCCTGCTCCCtcccactgccagggatgcatcCAGCCTGCTGAGCTGCGCCAGGAGCATCCCACTGCACCTCACCTCACCTCACACATCCCCAGTGGCACCAGGGACAGCCactgtggggctgctgcccagggacacAAGCTCACTGTCCCCCAAGCTCACTGCCTTTAGGCTGTggttattttccaaacactgccTCTGATGCTGCTTTTCAAAAGTGGCCAGTTCCAAACTGTTCCCAGAATAAATGCTGAGCAAGGCTGAATCTATTCCTAGACATGATTTCATTCATGTGGTCCACAGGCACAAGAACCTTAAAAATGCTAAAGAAGGAAACTGGAGCAGATGAGACCATTTCAAGACATCAAAAAATGGGTCACATATGCTACACGCTGAGCTGCCTTCACTGACAGCAAATGCCACAGAAATCCAGCAATTCCCAGCTTTTAGAAATGATTGGCACCTCTTTTGGGGGCCACAtcccagtggaaagtgtccctgcccatggcagggcttggaaggagatgagctttaaggtcccctccaacacgaatcattctgggattctaaACCACACGGAGGACTGATTTGTGTGGAAAATAACAGAGCCAGCTTATGGCTCCAAATTTAAACCTCAGACACCACAGAATGTTTCAGGGAAAGCACAGCacacaggagagctggaaagcctctcactcacccagttctcacaCACAGGGAGAAGCTGCTCACTCATGAGCGTCACGCTCATCCAAAGGAGGTTTTCCTGTGTAGTTACACAGTTCCCCATCAGCTGATCCCAAACTCAGCACACTAATCCCTTCCTGCATCATAAATTGCAGTAATCTGACACAAAGGTGCTTATCAACATATAAGTGCcaacaataaaataaacaaagcaaATCCTGCCAGGAAATGTCACTGCCCTCATTTCAGCTTAGTTCACTTCATAAATTTGCAGAAAAAGTGAGAGCAGTGAAGACAATCCATGTATTTCAGAATACTTAtcactgctgctgtgcttcACAAGAAATTTGGTAAGAAAACTAATTGCTAAGTTACAAATTCATTTCCCTATTACCAAGAGAACTTTTGCTTCTGGGTCACGGAGCCACTGCTCCTCTGACCTTGATGCCTCACAATTCCAACAGCTTCTCAATGAGGATGTAGCCAAGATACAAATTTAGGCACTTAAACAAAACCTggaattgttttatttattgtCAAATAAATAAAGTGGTGGCCCTGTTTATTTTTGGGGAAGCATCTGTGACACCCAGGGTATGAAGCTCTCACTGTACACAGAGTTCTGCCTGGAGCCACAGTGTGCCAGTGGCAGGGGCTTTAAAAAAGCAAAGTGCTCATTTGTTTTTTCAAGAAAACCTTTCATCATTCCACTGCCTAAATCAACGTCCTGTTTCATCCTAATGGGGAGACAGATGGTCACTGGGCAGATTTCATTCCAAAATGACAGCATCCTTCCCATGTAAGCCAAACCAAGAACAAAAAGACTTAATTGCATCCCACCACAACACAAAACAAATTTACCCAGataagaggaagaaagaaatctGGGCAAGGGCAGAGATAGTGACTAATCTAAATCTTGAAACCATCTTAAACTTAATTTTCCCTACAGTTTCCAACTACTTTATACAACTCTAAGCATGCTCTTTAATAACAAAAATCACATGATTGGCAGCATTGATTAATTACTGATGTTCTCTACtggaatcacagagtggtttgggttgggagggaccttaaagcccacccAGTTCCACCccacagccatgggcagggacattgtGGCTTTAACCTGTTTTACACAGAAACCAGCCCTGATCTCCATACCTGCTGAAGAACCATCCTCAGTTTGGGGATGCCACCACTGCCTTTCCCACCTGGGGATGCAGGGACTGCTGAAAGCACTTCAGGAGAGGCTcatccatccctggcagtgcccaaggccaggctgggcagggatggtggcAAGGCTGGAATGAGCTGAGCTCTAAAGCCCCCTCCATCCCAGGCCATTCCATGACTCTGTGCTGAGGGGAGGGCTGGGTGcgtgctgtggcagcaggggaGCTGCTCACCTGCCCTCTGTGCACAGCTGTGGCCACAATGGTActcacaggtgctgctgctgctcctcagagctccTGAGCTTCATCTGACGGGCTGGTGCCTCCTcaaacccagcctgggcatccctgcagCAGACAGACTGCCAGGCCTGGAGGAAGGTCTGGCTAGCAGAGGTGTAACTCCCATAGCTGCTGCAGATAACATGACACCAACAGATCCTGTTAGCACACTGCATCAACACACCCTGAATCTGAAAATCTGCTGTTTGGTCTTGGGAATTTATTGTGAGCTCAAAAAACTGCACTCCAGTGTTGTATAAAGCTCTATCATAATGCATTCATTTTGATCATATTTAACCTCATTTAAAATATAATCTCATTTCCATGTAACATTTCCTCATGGCATGCACAGAAAGTGTTTTCTTGGAAGCAGAGAACACTAGTAACTGGAGGGAAATAAATGGGGGAAATTACTTGAATTAAATTTTAGAGAAATACATGCTTTGCTAAGTGAAGTTGACACCAAAACCTTAAATAGATGAAGAGAATTGGCAGTCCAGGGGACAAGgagtgctgcagccagcccaggccatAGGACAATGCCTGTACCCCACTGGCAAGCGCTCCCCACTGATGCTGGACACTGATGTTCATCCCCAAAACCTCTGCGGGCAATCTGTCACCACAAACTGCAGAGGGAACGTTAGAAACAGTGAAAACCAGGGCACTCTGCACTgccccccaggctgggctggagctgggcagagcagcaatGGTTCTGAAAGCCAACAAGACAGAAACactgctgtgggagctgcagggtgggGTGTTTCACAGCGGGGGAAACACGAGAGAAAACAGGGCCCATTTCCACTGCTTCCAGCAGAACTGACACAGCCCGGAGGGATCCCGGCCCAACGCGGGCAGCGCGGCTACATCGGGACGGGAGCGGGGTGAGGGTGGGATCGGGACAGGatcggggccgggctcggggccGGGCTGAGGGAGGGATCGGGACAGGATCGGGGCCGGGCTGAGGGAGGGATCGGGACAGGATCGGGCTGAGGGAGGGATCGCGCCGCGCTCCGGAAGCGCTCTCGGCCCgccgggcccgccccgccccgtgGCGCCTGACCCGGAGCCGCTCGGCCGCGCTGACGCTGCCTTGTCCCGCCATGGCTCCCAAgggcggccccggcggccgGCAGCAGTCCGAGGAggatctgctgctgcaggacttCAGCCGCAACCTCTCGGCCAAGTCCTCCGCGCTCTTCTTCGGCAACGCCTTCATCGTCTCCGCCATCCCTATCTGTGAGCGGGCGAGGGCGGGCGGCAGCCGTGATGGGCGCTGAGGGGAGAGGGGGATCAGCAGCCATGGGGGGAGCAAAATACCGTGGAAGAGGGGGATCAGCAACCCTGTGGGGATAAGGAAGTTGGGGAGAGGGATCAGGGCTCCCCACCGCCCGAGGCGGCAGATCGCGGGGTTGCTGCTCCGAGCCCCGGCGTATCCTGGCTCCGGGCAGTGTCGGGTCCTGGTTCTGAGCGTGTGGGATCCTGGCTCCGGTCCCCATCGGGTCCCGTTCAAGCTGTGTCTGTTCCCGCTTCTAGCCCTATCGGATCCCGGTTCCGAGCCGTGTCGGGCCCGGTCCCAGCTCTGTAAGATCCCAGATCTTACAGAGGGCAGCATCACTGACGTGTCACCACAGCAGCGCTGCCCGCAGGCTCGGCCGTGCTCTCACACAGCTCCTTCCAAAGTACTTTCAATGCAGTTGAAAGAATCCCGAGTGATTTTGGAGGAGTTGGCTTTGCTCAGGCAGAGGCTGTGGAATTACAGAGCTCAGATCCTCTATGGGTCTCCAATATGGGACGTTTTTTCTTGCAGAGAAGCTGTTTCAAATATCACTCTTCCTTTTTTCTAAGGGCTTTATTGGAGAATATGGCATATGGATCTTGTTCAATCTGCAGTCCTGTACAGCGTGATGACCCTCATCAGTACCTATCTCGTGGCTTTTGCATATAAAAACGTCAAGTTTGTCCTCAAACACAAGTAAGTTTGATCCCTCTTTGAATTTATCatttcataatttaaaaaaaacccctgccaTTTACAGCTATAGTTCTTTATTAATAGGAAATATTactcaaaaatattttgcagagaAGTATCTCCTAATTGGTTATTCTCTTGTAATTATAGTCAAATCTCGTCAGCTAAGAGTATGGTGAAATAGTAAATCCACCATCATGCTCCCTGGGTATCAccataaattatatttaaattataaattattttagttATTGAACGTGAATGATATTACTTTTTGTAATTGCTGTTATTAATTCTTATCCCTTCACCTTGACAAAACTGTCAGGTATCTTAACTAAGTTGCATTCTTCACTGCATATAAAACTTCCTGTAATGCCAGGGCtgggttgtggggttttttaatttctgaagtGTGACATGAGTGGTGTTACTTACAGAGTAGCCCAGAAAAGAGAAGATGCAGTTTCCAAGGAGGTGACTCGCAAGCTGTCCGAGGCAGACAACAGGAAGATGTCCCGCAAGGAGAAGGATGAAAGGTGATCTctctgtcctcctcctcctctcccttcttGTAGGAGGGCCTTAAATGTCTTTGAGGCTCTGGGTGGGACAGTAGGGACTGTGCTTGCactgtttttctgtgttttgggaagcagcagctgcagggtaGCTCGTGGTTCAGCTTCAAACCCTTTTGAGATGAGTTGTCAAGGGAAGGTCTCAGATGCCCTCGGTGTTAGAGGGATCCCCACTGGGACTGTGCAGGAGGGGAGCTTGGGAGCCAAACTCTGTGTCCTGTGGAGAAACTACTGCTCACTTCAGCATGTGGGTGTCCAGGatatccccatccctgggataTCCCCATCCAGGAGGGGAGCTTGGGAGCCAAACTCTGTGTCCTGTGGAGAAACTACTGCTCACTTCAGCATGTGGGTGTCCAGGatatccccatccctggcagtgcccaggccaggctggacaggcttggagcacctgggacagtgggaggtgtccctgccatggcaggggtggagtgggatgagctttaaggcccttccccacccaaaccattccaggattctgtgataTCCATtgatttaaatatatttgaaattttATCTCCACTTGCTCCTAGGATTCTGtggaagaaaaatgaagttGCAGACTATGAAGCAACAACTTTCTCCATCTTCTACAACAACACCCTCTTTCTGGTGCTGGTTATCATCGCTTCCTTTTTCGTGCTGAAGAACTTCAACCCCACTGTGTATCCTTTATCCCTACCCTGAAattcccacagccccactcctgTTAGCTTCACCCCTGGTTGTGGTTGTCCTGTGGGCTGTGGCATTCCTCTCTTGGTACCTGCAGCTCATGGTTAGTATGGCAGCTTAGAAGGttgaaacaaaaataagaaaaaagtcTCCCAATTAAAGTCCCTTAAAACAGGAGATGTTTTAAGATACTGCTTGGACAGTATACAGGGATTCTCCTGGCCTTGCCATTTGCATTGCAATTTTGGAGTGAGGACAGTTTTCTGCAAACACTGTGTCAGTGTTGGTTGCCAGGAGCTCTTCCCTGACAGGATGCTTCAGCTCCAGTAGCTCACAAGGAAAATACATTGTTCCTGTAGGATATTAGTATTGCCAACAGGGCAGTTAATTCAAGATCAGTATTTATAAAACTTGTAAAACTTTACAAGTGTCTTAATTCTGCAGGTGAGTTCTAAAGCTGTGTTTCAGCTTGCAGTATTCCAGTTTTAAAACTCCAGAGAAAGATGATTTCAATAACCTTTCTTTTCATAAAACTCTTTCCAAATGTTGTGTACCAAAGAAAGACCTTGACAATTCCTTAACCCGCTCCCTACAGAAACTACATCCTTTCTATCAGTGCTTCCTCAGGACTGATTGCTCTGCTGTCCACAGGATCCAAGTAGACACAGAACCCTCAGCAGTTCCTGAGAGAGGCTTCAGCTGCCATGAAAATGCCTAAGGGTGGAATaggaatattttttgttttttagcaTGAGGAAAACGTGGGGAGGGTTTGAATCCAAAATGGTTGAATTGTATTTACTTTTGGTATCTTTACATGGTATTTGATATTGGAATTActcagttttgggttttttttacttagCATGGAGAGGGGGTGTGAGCTGTGAGCAGACATCacctttctgcagctctgccctggggacaaTCCATTTATCATTGTAACTTGAAAAATTGTAATTAAAAAGAGCTTTTTTTGCCATTTGATTCCTTGTATTTTCATTcattatttttgaaaaacaCAGGGATTTTCATACCTAGGTTTCTCTTTCTGCTTCCAGAAGAGAGGAGACATATACAAGCTAACATATTCCTTGGAAGCACTCCTCATTTCTGAGTAACATGGAGTGAGGACAAAACCTGAATCTCCTAGGAAAACGCTTTTGAAGTGGTTTCAATGCACTTTTTTCATTAATCTTCAaagttataaataaataaaaaaccctGCCAGTCTCCCTGCACAGCTTAAGAAAAATGCTTTAGCTGGCTCTTAATAATGGGTTTATCAGACAATCCTGTGTCTTATTTTCTGCCTAtctctggagcagctgttcACTTAAATGCCAAACTCTACTGATATTAATGGAATTCTAGTTACAGATCCTGCCATTACAGACTTGGGATCCTAAAGAGAGAAGAAAGTTTTAAATCAGATTTAATGTAACAATTACTCTGCTAATCTTGGCTTCAATAAGATTAAATGGAAAATAGAGCAAAATGGAGAGAATGTGACGAGCAGGAGACAGTAATGGCTCTATTTCTGACAAATTCAA includes these proteins:
- the SSR3 gene encoding translocon-associated protein subunit gamma → MAPKGGPGGRQQSEEDLLLQDFSRNLSAKSSALFFGNAFIVSAIPIWLYWRIWHMDLVQSAVLYSVMTLISTYLVAFAYKNVKFVLKHKVAQKREDAVSKEVTRKLSEADNRKMSRKEKDERILWKKNEVADYEATTFSIFYNNTLFLVLVIIASFFVLKNFNPTVNYILSISASSGLIALLSTGSK